The Chelonoidis abingdonii isolate Lonesome George chromosome 11, CheloAbing_2.0, whole genome shotgun sequence genomic interval CAGTAGGGTTCAGAGTTAACGGACCATAGCGCTGAATGAGGGCAGGTCACAGCTCCAAGAGTCACTGTTTCTGGACGCCcccccaggaggagctgggagccactCCCCACCCACGCCACACCCAAGATGGCGCCGTATGGGACTCGCCTGTTTTCTGTGGGGGCCACGCTCAAGATGGCGGCGCCCGGCGTACGGGAGGGGACGGTGGCTGCTGCGCCTGCGTGTTGCACAGACTCCCTGCACGTCAGTCCGCGCCAGAGTGACTAAGATGGAAGCCGGCGGGACGCGGCTGCCGCTGCCGTTCTGGGCCGGGGGCCCGGCCCCGGGGGAGCTGTACAGCCTGACCTGCCCCAGCGCGGCCGGGCCGGGCCTGGAGTCCCACGCCGGGGGCGGGGGCCCCCTCACGCGACCCAGTGAGTGACCGGGAGCCGCTTTCGGTTCAGCCCGCGGCCtcgtggggcggggctggggcgggggggtcgtGGGTGAGACTAGGGGCTTGGAGatttcccgggggggggggcggcgctgAGGACGGGGACGGGGGCTGGGCCAACCCCCAGGgccacaggggtggggggaggcagagatTTGGGGGGGTGGCTGGGAACATGGAGGACACAGGTGAATTGCTTTCGTGTGTTAAGGAGGGGACAATGTTGGGGTCTTCTGGGAAAGGGGTGAACGAGGTTGGCTCCCCTAAGGTCACTGGAGGCGGGTCATTCTGCAGCCCGTCTTGTATATGGCTGTGCTGCCCTGGCATCTGACCCATTGAACCCCATGTAATGAGCAGCCCTGGCCCAACCCCCATTGGGTTAATTTGGAGCAGAATTACAGTCTGTATCTGTGAGTCAGGCTCAGGAGAAGAGTAAGAGCCGCTAAAGAAGAGTAATGCTGCTGTTGGCTGTCCGACTCAGGGAGCACTGATGGTTTTGCTGGTTTCCCCAGGAATCCTATGGTGACGGGCACCTCAGTGCTGGGAGTGAAGTTTGACGGCGGTGTGGTCATCGCTGCAGACATGCTGGGCTCCTACGGCTCTCTGGCCCGGTTTCGTAACATTTCCAGGATCATGAAAGTGAATGATAACACTGTGCTCGGTGCGTCTGGAGACTATGCTGATTTCCAGTACCTCAAGCAGGTCATTGACCAGATGATGTAAGTATTTCTCCTCTGCTGACCCATGGAAGCAgaccttccctccctctctgttaGAGGGAGCCCCATTTCCCAGGCAGGGCAAGCTTGCACTCTTGTGCCTATGCTGCGGATACCTAGACATTGCTCCACTAGACTttactgtagtaaagaacagaattatcagacacatagatgaacacgatatgttggggaataatcaacacagcttttgtaaagggaaatcatgcctcaccaatctattagcaTTCTTTCAGGGGgtaacaaacatgtggacaaaggtgatccagtggatgtcGTGTacgtggactttcagaaagcctttgacacactccctcagcaaaggctcttaagcaaagtaagcagtcatgagaaaAGGGGGAAGGGCCTCTACTGGATCAGTAACAGGTTTAAAATACAGTAAAGGGTaggagtaaatggtcagttttcacagtggagaaaggtaaatagcgAGGTGCaccaaggatctgtattgggaccagtctgttaaacatattcataaatgatcaggaaaaaggggcaaacagtgagttggcaaaatttgcagatgatgcaaaattactcaagataattagaTCCAAAgttgactgcgaagagttacaaagggatctcacaaaagtaGATGACAAGGCAACAGAaaggcagataaaattcaatattgataaatgcaaagtaatgcatattgtgAAACATAATTCCAagtgtacatacaaaatgatggggtttaaactagctgttaccatcaagaaagagatcttggagtcattgtggatagttctctgaaaacatttccccagtgtgcagcagcagtcaagcTAACAaagttgggaaccattaggaatgagatagatagtaagacagaaaatatcatactgccaaTATATAAATCCcgggtacgcccacaccttgaatactgcttgcagttctggtcatcccatctcaaaaaagatgtatgagaattgggaaaagtacagggaagggcaacaaaaatgattaggagtatggaacagcttccataggaggagagattaaaaagactggggctgttcacCATGGGAAAGAGATGACCGAAGGGgaatatggtagaggtctataaaatcataaatattttgaagaaaatgaataggggagtgttatttacctcttcacataaagCAAGAACCAGGGGTCTTCTGATTAAATTGGTAGGCCgtgggtttaaaaacaaacaaaaggaaatacttcgtcgcacaatgcacagttaacttgtggaTCTCGTCAGGGATTGTTGTGAAGACTAAAGTATAACTAgattcaaaacagaattagataaattccAGGAGGATGGGTCTATCGATGCCTGTTAACCAacgtggtcagggatgcaaccccatgctctgggtgtacctaaaactctgactgccagaagctggtatGGTCagtgggggatggatcacttgataactgccctgttctgttcattccctctgaagcatctggcatgggccactgttgcaagacaggatactaggctagatgggaCATTttgtctgatccaatatggccattcttatgttctctagGGCTTGCCAGTCTAGCAGCTTTCATTAAcactaaataaacaaaatattttaaatgaataacaCAAATACCCCAAACTAGTGTTTACAAAATGAATTAAACCAGATTTTAGCATCTCTGGAGCTGTCATTTTAAGTGGGAGCTCTTTGTCCATCTGTCACTGAGAGTGCAAACTTGTCTCCATCCTTTAAGGTCCCACCACTACCACTCCTGCTTATCTGGCTTTGAGCATGCAGACTAGCTGGAGATTAATACAGGGGTATTGACTCTTGATCTGCAGTCTCCTTCACCGCAAGAAGGAAATCACAATTTCTGCACTACAGATTTCTCCTCACAGGCCCAGTGTCTCTCCAACAAAGGGTCTGTCAACAGGTCTTTCCAGTTACCCTTCATTTACTTTAGATCTGTGGCTGATGACCTGTAAGAATGCAGAGCAGATGTGGTTTTGCTTTAATGGCTTGTGAGGATATAATATGTAGGGCATATTGTCTTATTGCtagcctggctggcaggggtgggggccgTGGTTAAATCTAAATAATGTCAGATGATTGGTAAGTTCCTCTAAGTTGTCTAAAACTCTTCTCTATATTAGAATTGATGAGGAGTTGTTGGGAGATGGTCACAGTTACAGTCCAAAGGCCATTCACTCCTGGCTGACCCGAGCCATGTACAGCCGGAGATCCAAGATGAATCCACTCTGGAATACTGTTGTTATTGGAGGCTTTTACAATGGGGAGAGGTAAGTCCTGCACAAGCTATGTGGGATGCGTAGTGTAACTTCTCTGCTACATTTCCATTTTAGGGACTTGAGCCACTCAATAGAAATCGGTGTTATTTATAGTCCCTGGTAGAATAAAGCTCAGGGCTTGATTTAAGGAAGGACAAACAGTAAATTTGAAAGATCtaaaaatgtttgtaaagcacaggAAAGGGCTGTCAGTACAGTCTTATCAAACTTTTGTTATTAACTAATCTGAGGTCTTGGGGCATCAATTTGCTGCCTCTTTCAGGTTAGACTATATCTTGTCTTGTATCATGGTGCATAGATATTTTTCCCTTCCATTGCATGTGCCAGATTTTCAGTACTGGGGCACACGACTGCCTGTCTGTATAATTTGCATATGCAGTTGTTGTAACTGAATATGTAATTTCCGATGAGGCCTGCCTTTTGTATACACAGTTGCATGAGCCTGCTATTATGGCCCTTGGTGTCCCATAGATCAAATGcacttcttccccccaccccatttacaACCCCCTTGCTTCTCCTCAGGGATAGTCTGTCTAGGAGACAGAGCCCCGATTCCCCACTGACTGAACCACTTCATAGGGAAGCAGACCCTTGCTCTTATCTAGCAGCACACATCCTGCTCGAATGCAGTCTGCTACAGAGGAAAATACTAGaaggtattttaaaaagaggAGTAAGCAGTGTTCTTGAAGGCCAGAAAATACCCTGACCCCGAGCTGTTCTTTCGAGTAGTAGACTGGAAGTTTGTTTGATGCTTGGCCTTGAAAGAACTGTTAAAACAGGAGCCACTGAACATTCCTTCCTTTAGTGGCCTGTGTGCCCAGAGTATCAGCTGGACTTCCATCTTCTTCTTGGTTAGCCTGAGGGATGTTTGCTTTGTCAACTTATGCTGGAGTTGCATTTGTAAGCTGGCTACAACACCAGGAGTTGTCCCAGATGCTGATGTTTCTTCTGTGCAACCAGGAATGAAAATCTCCATCATTCTGTGTTCAGTTTTCTAGGGTACGTTGACATGTTGGGTGTTGCCTATGAAGACCCTACACTCGCTACTGGCTATGGAGCTTATCTAGCTCAGGTAAGTGCTTGTAGAACATTGACTGGGAACTGTAGAGAGAAGCACCATAGTTTAGTGGCAAGAGCAGGGAAGTGAGAGTCAGAGGGTTGAGTTATTTGCTGTGACTAGTGCATGCCACTCTGTTGCTTTAACTGCAACTTCAGCCTTGTGGAATTGAGTTattgaagtttttttatttttatttatttatttatttaaatgcagCCATTAATGAGAGAAGTCTTGGAGAAGAAACCCATCCTGACGAAGGATGAGGCCCGGGACCTGATTGAGCGCTGCATGAAAATCCTGTATTACAGAGATGCCCGATCATTTAACAGAGTAAGTATCCTGCCTTGGTGTTCCCTAGTCAGCCTGCAGGAACTGCAATGCCTGTTGTGCTGGGTGAACTGACATGCAGAGTCCAGCCTCTAAGTTTGTGTGATTCATCTTCAGTCATGATACTCAGTTGTCTTACAGCAACTTCCTTCCCCTGACTTCAGAGTGGTTTAGAGCTGCTAAGCctcacagcacctctgtgagATAGTGAACTGGGGAGTATATTTGATTGAGATAGGACTTGCCCAGAATGTTACAGGTTGTTTgcaaagctgggaagagaactTAGTCCTTGTTCCCTGTTCTAATCTTGGAAATCCAGCTTTTCAAGATTTGCAGTGGCTCCTTCATCCCTAGCAACAGCAAAACGCAGTTTGCCAACTACCAGACAGAACCGGCAAGAACACTATCTTAGTCTCAAGTTTTCGTAAGGATAATTTAGGCAAAATACACCAAATTAGCTGCTGATGTTTCTCTCCACATTTGGGATGTGGGAATTGACATTGGTGCTTATTAAAGTGAGTCGCTCCAGCTAGCTGACTTCAGATAAAATGTCAGGGCTCAGACTAGTCCTTCAGTTAGCTGTGTATGAccccttcttttgttgggcaaaAGGTAAAGCATTAGGTGAAGATAATTGAATGTGAAGCTAACTGAGTTATGTTAAAAGAAAT includes:
- the PSMB4 gene encoding proteasome subunit beta type-4; translated protein: MEAGGTRLPLPFWAGGPAPGELYSLTCPSAAGPGLESHAGGGGPLTRPSENPMVTGTSVLGVKFDGGVVIAADMLGSYGSLARFRNISRIMKVNDNTVLGASGDYADFQYLKQVIDQMIIDEELLGDGHSYSPKAIHSWLTRAMYSRRSKMNPLWNTVVIGGFYNGESFLGYVDMLGVAYEDPTLATGYGAYLAQPLMREVLEKKPILTKDEARDLIERCMKILYYRDARSFNRYELAIVTEKGVEVEGPLSVETNWDIAHLIRGFE